In a genomic window of Roseiflexus castenholzii DSM 13941:
- a CDS encoding lysylphosphatidylglycerol synthase transmembrane domain-containing protein — MRRWHISTKTAQLRRTPWGAIIGLLLLAAIVAVAYLNREEVIKAFVLLRNVRPGYLLLAFVGVVMGFVCAGQIYGRVLAILGHRAQFWWLTAAAMVTILINQAIPAGSVGAYAFLVASLRRRGFPVGSVAMVAGMELLSWNGAVLVAFTYGLMYLLVTTGLSGASVSYGALAVALGVMSGAIYVASRPDTTLQEWALRLKRLVNRLFGPVLTASQVTQAVDEIIASRRLILEQPRRIVVLVGLQLLIFCCHSLALLAILHSLGADPPLAAMFAAYGLALIVSVFTLLPGGGGTVEAALTVALHAQGVPLEAALGAAILFRLISFWMMLPIGMLCYRLLTRSSGKS, encoded by the coding sequence ATGCGGAGGTGGCATATCAGTACCAAGACAGCGCAGCTGCGACGCACTCCCTGGGGCGCCATTATCGGGCTGCTTCTGCTGGCAGCTATCGTTGCGGTCGCCTATCTCAACCGCGAGGAGGTGATCAAAGCCTTTGTTCTGCTGCGCAATGTCCGTCCGGGGTATCTGCTGCTCGCGTTTGTCGGTGTCGTGATGGGCTTTGTGTGCGCCGGGCAGATCTATGGCCGGGTGCTGGCGATTCTGGGGCATCGCGCGCAGTTCTGGTGGTTGACCGCCGCAGCAATGGTGACGATTCTGATCAACCAGGCGATTCCTGCCGGAAGTGTCGGCGCCTATGCCTTCCTGGTCGCCAGTCTGCGGCGACGCGGTTTCCCCGTCGGTAGCGTCGCTATGGTCGCGGGGATGGAACTGCTCAGTTGGAATGGCGCCGTTCTGGTGGCGTTTACGTATGGATTGATGTATCTGCTGGTGACGACCGGATTGAGCGGCGCGTCGGTCAGTTATGGCGCACTGGCAGTTGCACTAGGGGTGATGAGTGGTGCGATCTATGTTGCCTCACGCCCAGACACTACGCTTCAGGAGTGGGCGCTCCGCCTGAAGCGCCTGGTGAATCGCCTGTTTGGACCGGTATTGACAGCATCGCAGGTGACACAGGCGGTCGATGAAATTATTGCCAGTCGACGCCTGATCCTCGAACAGCCACGCCGGATTGTGGTGCTGGTTGGGTTGCAGTTGTTGATCTTTTGTTGCCATAGTCTGGCATTGCTGGCAATTCTCCATAGCCTGGGCGCCGATCCGCCGCTTGCTGCGATGTTCGCCGCATATGGTCTGGCGCTGATCGTGAGCGTCTTCACTCTGCTCCCCGGCGGCGGCGGAACGGTCGAAGCTGCGCTGACCGTCGCTCTGCACGCCCAGGGTGTGCCGCTCGAAGCGGCATTAGGGGCTGCGATCCTGTTTCGCCTGATCAGCTTCTGGATGATGCTCCCCATTGGTATGCTCTGCTATCGTCTGCTTACCCGATCTTCCGGCAAGTCCTGA
- a CDS encoding ABC transporter permease, with translation MPELNPILVKDLRSRMRGARAYILLTIYLLILAGVTLLLYAALSGESSNDLNAGRRIGQTLFFTIATVALIEVCLITPVLTSGSIAGEKERQSYDLLIASLLTPWQIVWGKLVSALAFALLLIVAIVPVMSLAFLFGGIGLTEVLIAIAGLVVTAVLYATIGLFWSAVLQSSLGATSFAIGTVIALLLGIPFLIVIFSLILGSSAPSDLLDSVWFIYLSRFVTASHPFIALGATASLLSSGGDAFFEVVRTGTTIVVVPSPWLLYIALSLIAVMLLLTASVRLVQPASPGADRKKRTGRQG, from the coding sequence ATGCCAGAACTTAATCCAATCCTGGTGAAAGACCTGCGCAGCCGCATGCGCGGCGCGCGCGCGTACATTCTGCTTACGATCTATCTGCTCATTCTGGCGGGAGTCACACTGCTGCTCTATGCGGCGCTCTCAGGCGAAAGCTCCAACGATCTGAACGCCGGACGGCGAATCGGTCAGACGCTCTTTTTCACCATCGCAACCGTGGCACTGATCGAGGTCTGCCTGATCACGCCAGTGCTAACATCAGGAAGCATTGCCGGCGAAAAAGAGCGTCAGTCGTATGACCTGCTGATCGCGTCATTGCTCACACCGTGGCAGATTGTGTGGGGCAAACTGGTGTCGGCGCTGGCGTTCGCTCTGCTTCTGATCGTGGCGATTGTGCCGGTGATGAGCCTGGCATTTCTGTTCGGCGGCATTGGGCTGACGGAAGTGCTCATTGCAATCGCCGGGCTGGTTGTAACGGCGGTCCTCTACGCAACCATCGGCTTGTTCTGGTCCGCCGTGCTGCAAAGCTCCCTGGGAGCGACCAGTTTCGCCATCGGCACAGTCATCGCCCTGCTGTTGGGCATTCCATTTCTCATTGTGATTTTCAGCCTGATCCTGGGATCCAGCGCGCCGTCAGATCTGCTGGACTCGGTCTGGTTCATCTATCTCAGCCGATTCGTCACTGCGTCGCACCCCTTTATTGCACTCGGCGCTACGGCGTCGCTCCTCTCGAGCGGAGGCGATGCTTTCTTCGAAGTCGTGCGGACAGGCACAACGATTGTGGTTGTGCCAAGCCCATGGTTGCTCTATATCGCGCTTTCGCTGATCGCTGTGATGCTGCTGTTGACAGCAAGCGTGCGACTCGTTCAGCCAGCGTCACCAGGCGCCGACCGGAAGAAGCGCACCGGCAGACAGGGATGA
- a CDS encoding alpha-ketoacid dehydrogenase subunit beta gives MPVMTFIEAIRSALHDAMAADDRIMVLGEDVAVKGGVFLATEGLLARFGEHRVIDMPIAECGIVGAAIGASLHGLLPVAEIQFADYIYPAIDQILNEAARFRYRSNGDWSCPIVVRAPCGAGIHGALYHSQSVERLFTSTPGIKVVIPSTPFDAKGLLIAAIYDPDPVIFFEHKQLYRSVRGDVPEGLYREPIGKAVVRRNGSDMSVFSYGLMVHHSLTAAKELEAEGVDVEVIDLRTLAPLDRDAILSSVKKTGRALIVHEDVLTGGIGGEIAALIAEHAFEYLDAPVRRLASPDLFATPFADPLEDYFMLNPQKIAAAMYDLARY, from the coding sequence ATGCCTGTCATGACGTTTATCGAAGCGATCCGGTCGGCGTTACACGATGCTATGGCTGCCGATGATCGGATTATGGTTCTCGGCGAGGATGTGGCCGTCAAGGGTGGCGTCTTTCTGGCAACCGAAGGGTTGCTGGCGCGTTTTGGCGAACATCGTGTGATTGACATGCCGATTGCCGAGTGCGGTATTGTCGGCGCTGCTATTGGTGCATCGTTGCACGGTCTTCTGCCGGTCGCCGAGATTCAGTTCGCCGACTATATTTACCCGGCGATCGATCAGATTCTCAATGAAGCGGCGCGTTTTCGCTATCGCTCGAACGGCGACTGGAGTTGCCCGATTGTGGTGCGGGCGCCGTGCGGCGCCGGCATCCATGGTGCGCTCTATCATTCACAGAGTGTCGAACGCCTGTTTACCAGTACGCCAGGCATTAAAGTGGTCATCCCATCAACGCCGTTCGACGCCAAAGGGTTGCTGATCGCCGCAATCTATGATCCGGATCCGGTGATTTTCTTTGAGCACAAGCAACTCTACCGTTCGGTGCGCGGCGATGTGCCCGAAGGACTCTACCGTGAGCCGATTGGCAAGGCAGTGGTGCGGCGCAACGGCAGCGATATGAGTGTGTTCAGTTATGGGCTGATGGTGCACCATTCCCTGACAGCGGCGAAAGAACTGGAAGCCGAGGGGGTCGATGTCGAAGTCATCGATCTGCGCACCCTGGCGCCGCTCGACCGCGATGCGATCCTGTCGTCTGTCAAAAAGACGGGTCGTGCATTGATTGTGCACGAAGATGTCCTGACCGGTGGGATCGGCGGGGAGATCGCCGCGCTCATCGCTGAACATGCGTTTGAGTATCTGGATGCACCGGTTCGCCGTCTCGCATCCCCCGATCTGTTTGCAACCCCGTTCGCCGATCCGCTTGAAGACTATTTCATGCTCAATCCGCAAAAAATCGCGGCGGCGATGTACGACCTGGCACGCTACTAA
- a CDS encoding thiamine pyrophosphate-dependent dehydrogenase E1 component subunit alpha produces the protein MEANDTPPHVRLGLSRQRLIAGLRTMIASRETDDRLWLLNRQGRAHFVVTAAGHEATQLGCAWAIRVGHDYVIPYYRDMTLVMALGQSVLDVLLHAMARRDDPSSGGRQMFGHYSSRRLRIVSGSSSVGSHLVHAAGLGLAFRARGEQDIAVMGLFGEGATAEGAWHEGLTIAGIHQLPVVFVCQNNQYSISVPVHREVPVPDVAMKAAGYGMQGVVVDGNDVFAVYEAAHQAMERARNGGGPTLLECKTYRFRPHSSADDDRKYRSAEEVESWRARDPIKRFEHYLVEHGIITSEEIEALRREVRAEVDAATDAAVAAPYPSVESIADHLYG, from the coding sequence ATGGAAGCGAACGATACTCCTCCCCATGTTCGTTTGGGTCTGAGTCGCCAGCGGCTGATCGCCGGTCTGCGCACCATGATCGCGTCGCGTGAGACAGATGATCGGCTCTGGCTGCTGAATCGTCAGGGGCGGGCGCACTTTGTGGTGACCGCCGCAGGTCACGAGGCGACGCAACTTGGATGCGCGTGGGCGATTCGTGTGGGACACGATTATGTGATCCCGTACTACCGCGATATGACGCTGGTGATGGCGCTCGGGCAGTCGGTACTCGATGTTTTGCTGCACGCTATGGCGCGGCGTGATGATCCATCCAGCGGTGGACGGCAGATGTTCGGGCACTACAGCAGCCGCCGTCTTCGTATCGTGAGCGGTTCGAGTTCGGTGGGAAGTCATCTGGTGCATGCCGCCGGGCTTGGGTTGGCGTTTCGCGCCAGAGGCGAGCAGGATATCGCTGTTATGGGATTGTTCGGCGAGGGCGCGACGGCGGAAGGCGCCTGGCACGAGGGGTTGACCATCGCCGGTATCCACCAACTGCCGGTTGTCTTCGTTTGTCAGAACAATCAGTACTCTATTTCCGTGCCGGTTCATCGGGAAGTGCCGGTGCCCGATGTTGCCATGAAGGCGGCAGGGTATGGTATGCAGGGCGTTGTTGTGGATGGCAACGATGTGTTTGCCGTGTACGAAGCCGCGCATCAGGCGATGGAACGAGCACGCAATGGCGGCGGACCAACGCTGCTCGAGTGCAAAACGTATCGGTTTCGACCCCATTCGAGTGCTGACGATGATCGGAAGTATCGTTCAGCCGAGGAAGTTGAATCCTGGCGCGCGCGTGACCCGATCAAACGCTTCGAGCACTATCTTGTGGAACACGGCATTATCACGTCGGAGGAAATCGAAGCATTGCGACGCGAGGTGCGCGCCGAAGTCGATGCCGCTACGGATGCTGCGGTTGCGGCGCCATATCCTTCCGTCGAGAGCATTGCCGATCATCTGTATGGATAA